A region of Marnyiella aurantia DNA encodes the following proteins:
- a CDS encoding bifunctional nuclease family protein has protein sequence MDLKQLVIRGISYSQTQSGAYALLLEHEETNVKLPVVIGNFEAQSISLGLEKDIHPPRPLTHDLFAKFISDTKHSIASVIIYQIVDGVFFSNINLLNDETGQAVVLDARTSDAVAMAVRFDAPIFTTEDVLSEAGILLEIEEKRPEDPEFSELVSDQSLSSLSMEDLQKLLEDAVKDEDFDTAMEIQEEIKRRKKKIE, from the coding sequence ATGGATCTAAAGCAACTCGTCATACGCGGAATTTCATACAGCCAGACGCAGTCCGGCGCCTATGCGCTGCTGCTGGAGCACGAAGAAACCAATGTGAAACTGCCGGTAGTAATTGGGAATTTTGAGGCGCAGTCTATCTCCCTGGGTTTGGAAAAGGACATACATCCGCCCCGACCACTAACCCATGACCTGTTTGCAAAGTTCATAAGTGATACAAAGCATTCTATTGCTTCCGTCATTATCTACCAGATTGTGGACGGTGTTTTCTTTTCTAATATTAATCTTCTGAATGATGAAACCGGCCAGGCAGTGGTTTTGGACGCCAGGACCTCCGACGCTGTAGCGATGGCTGTGCGGTTTGATGCTCCTATCTTCACCACAGAAGATGTTCTTAGTGAAGCCGGGATTCTGCTTGAGATAGAGGAGAAGCGGCCGGAAGATCCCGAATTCAGCGAGTTGGTTTCGGACCAGTCCCTGAGTTCGCTGTCCATGGAGGACCTTCAGAAATTACTGGAGGACGCTGTAAAGGATGAAGACTTCGATACCGCCATGGAAATCCAGGAGGAGATTAAGAGAAGGAAAAAGAAAATTGAATAA
- a CDS encoding nucleoside permease, which yields MNLKLRLTILSFLQFFVWGAWLTTLGTYGFSYKQWSGAEFGAVFSTLGIASIFMPALMGIVADKWINAEKLYGTLHILYGLTLFLLALTDDPTTFFWILLVGMCFYMPTLSLSNSISYKLLKDSHYDVVKVFPPIRVWGTIGFIAAMWCTNIFSDEQSFSAFGIGVGQKVANMIGNSLNANQFYFAGIFAVVLGIFSFFLPKCPPPRLISNNATVAQKLGLDAFKLFKEKKMALFFVFSMFLGAALQLTNMYGDTFLKDFGSVEAYKDSAVVQYSTMIISISQISETLFILAIPFFLYKFGIKKVMLISMVAWVLRFGFFSFGEPEGFGLLLIILSNIIYGMAFDFFNISGSLFVESNTDSKIRSSAQGLFMMMTNGFGAILGSAVSGWLITSFFTTDGGGKMWHEIWLVFAIYSLIVAVLFAIMFKHKHNPEAIAAIKH from the coding sequence ATGAATTTAAAATTAAGACTCACCATCCTGAGTTTTCTGCAGTTTTTTGTGTGGGGAGCCTGGCTTACAACATTAGGTACCTACGGATTTTCATATAAACAGTGGAGTGGTGCCGAGTTCGGCGCTGTATTTTCTACGCTGGGAATAGCGTCCATATTTATGCCCGCACTGATGGGGATTGTAGCAGATAAATGGATCAATGCCGAAAAACTGTACGGAACGCTCCATATTCTGTATGGCCTCACGCTGTTTCTTTTGGCGCTGACCGATGATCCCACTACTTTTTTCTGGATCCTGCTGGTGGGTATGTGTTTCTACATGCCTACTTTATCACTGTCCAATTCAATATCCTATAAATTACTGAAGGACAGCCATTATGATGTTGTAAAGGTGTTTCCGCCCATCCGCGTGTGGGGAACTATAGGGTTTATTGCGGCCATGTGGTGTACCAATATTTTCAGTGACGAGCAGTCCTTCTCCGCATTCGGAATCGGCGTGGGTCAGAAGGTAGCAAACATGATTGGTAACTCACTCAATGCGAATCAGTTTTATTTTGCCGGTATATTTGCGGTCGTTTTAGGGATCTTTTCCTTCTTTCTTCCAAAATGCCCACCGCCAAGGCTAATCAGTAATAATGCTACCGTTGCCCAGAAATTAGGACTGGACGCCTTTAAGCTTTTCAAGGAAAAAAAGATGGCGCTGTTTTTTGTGTTTTCAATGTTCCTGGGCGCGGCGCTGCAGCTTACAAATATGTATGGCGACACCTTCCTGAAGGATTTTGGCTCAGTGGAGGCGTATAAAGACTCGGCTGTAGTACAGTATTCCACCATGATCATTTCCATCTCGCAGATTTCAGAAACCCTTTTCATCCTGGCCATTCCTTTTTTCCTTTATAAATTCGGTATTAAGAAAGTAATGCTGATCTCCATGGTCGCCTGGGTGCTGCGTTTTGGTTTCTTCTCTTTTGGAGAACCGGAAGGTTTTGGTCTTTTGCTGATCATCCTCTCTAATATCATATACGGGATGGCGTTTGATTTCTTTAATATTTCTGGGTCTCTTTTTGTGGAATCCAACACAGACAGTAAAATCCGCTCTTCAGCGCAGGGACTTTTTATGATGATGACGAATGGTTTTGGTGCGATCCTGGGCAGTGCGGTGAGCGGCTGGCTGATTACCTCCTTTTTTACCACCGACGGCGGCGGAAAGATGTGGCATGAGATCTGGCTCGTTTTCGCGATATATTCCCTAATTGTGGCTGTACTATTTGCCATCATGTTTAAACATAAACACAATCCGGAAGCCATCGCGGCAATAAAGCACTAA
- a CDS encoding acetyl-CoA C-acyltransferase, whose protein sequence is MKEVFIVSAARTPIGSFMGSLSTVPATKLGATAIKGALDKINLDPKQVQEVYMGNVLQAGEGQAPARQAALGAGLSNETPSTTINKVCASGMKAVMMAAQSIKAGDQDVIVAGGMENMSAVPHYFSARNATKLGDVKMQDGMVLDGLTDVYNKVHMGVCAEKCAAEHEFSREDQDNFAVQSYKRSAQAWTDGKFSDEVVPVEIPQRKGEPVLFAEDEEYKSVNFDRISTLPTVFQKENGTVTAANASTLNDGASALILMSGEKMNELGLKPLAKIVSYADAAHEPEWFTTAPAKALPVALKKAGLEVSDVDFFEFNEAFSVVGLANNKILGLDSAKVNVNGGAVSLGHPLGSSGSRIIVTLINVLKQNGGKYGAAAICNGGGGASAIVIENMQ, encoded by the coding sequence ATGAAAGAAGTATTTATCGTATCTGCTGCAAGAACTCCTATCGGAAGTTTTATGGGAAGTCTTTCCACGGTTCCTGCTACAAAATTAGGAGCTACAGCGATTAAAGGAGCATTAGATAAAATCAACCTGGATCCTAAGCAGGTTCAGGAGGTATATATGGGTAATGTGCTGCAGGCCGGCGAAGGTCAGGCACCAGCACGTCAGGCAGCTTTGGGCGCGGGTCTGTCCAATGAAACGCCCTCTACAACAATCAATAAAGTGTGCGCTTCCGGTATGAAAGCGGTTATGATGGCTGCACAGTCCATTAAAGCTGGTGATCAGGATGTTATTGTTGCCGGCGGTATGGAAAACATGTCTGCGGTTCCTCACTATTTCAGTGCGAGAAACGCGACCAAACTAGGTGATGTAAAAATGCAGGACGGAATGGTACTGGACGGACTTACAGACGTTTACAACAAAGTGCACATGGGCGTTTGCGCCGAGAAATGTGCTGCAGAACACGAGTTTTCCCGCGAAGACCAGGATAATTTTGCAGTTCAGTCTTATAAGCGTTCCGCTCAGGCCTGGACCGACGGAAAATTCAGTGATGAAGTAGTGCCCGTAGAGATTCCGCAAAGAAAAGGGGAGCCTGTACTCTTTGCTGAAGATGAAGAATACAAGTCAGTAAATTTTGACCGCATCAGTACTTTGCCTACGGTTTTCCAGAAAGAGAACGGTACAGTAACAGCGGCAAATGCTTCCACACTTAACGATGGTGCCTCTGCACTGATCCTGATGTCGGGCGAGAAAATGAACGAACTGGGTCTTAAGCCATTGGCAAAAATCGTTTCATATGCTGATGCGGCTCATGAGCCTGAGTGGTTCACTACTGCGCCTGCAAAAGCACTTCCTGTAGCTCTTAAAAAAGCAGGTCTTGAAGTGTCTGATGTAGATTTCTTCGAATTTAACGAAGCTTTCTCGGTAGTAGGACTTGCGAACAACAAAATCCTGGGTCTTGATTCAGCTAAAGTGAATGTAAACGGTGGTGCTGTTTCATTGGGGCATCCACTGGGAAGTTCAGGTTCAAGAATCATCGTTACTCTTATAAACGTATTGAAGCAGAACGGCGGTAAATACGGTGCCGCTGCTATCTGTAACGGTGGCGGTGGAGCATCTGCTATCGTTATCGAAAATATGCAGTAA
- a CDS encoding MFS transporter, whose product MQETNQTTTRRIKNNPKIMKAWAAYDWANSVYSLVITSTIFPIYYAILTTVTEKKVFVEETGESIMVPVRNQITVFGESYHPDAIYGYSLTISFFIVVLLSPFLSSLADTIGNKKSFLQFFCYLGATSCMGLAMFTGMNNVFLGLLFSITASVGFWGSLVFYNSFLPDIATRDKQDALSARGYVYGYIGSVVLVIICLILIQVLAKDAEQAKLYTRISFLLTGAWWFGFAQYTFRHLPQFGMVKDQLPKDLVLLNYKNIFKKHEEQGGFGEVLKDNVSFYVDVAKESFNELFKVGRTLFKDANLKYFLSSFFFYSVGMQTIFLMATLFGKSEINLEQGKLIATLLIIQIEAIIGAIIFSRLSRRIGNKNVISIAIVLWMVACLSAYFLNKENPYVEYQFYGVAAIVGLVMGGLQAMSRSTYSKLLPEESNDNTTYFSFYDVLEKLAIILGTFIFATLIDRFDNMRYAALSMTLFFTVGLILIRFMKLQIINKKETL is encoded by the coding sequence ATGCAGGAAACTAATCAGACAACGACCAGGAGAATCAAGAATAACCCTAAAATAATGAAGGCCTGGGCAGCATATGACTGGGCAAACTCAGTTTATTCACTGGTTATTACTTCTACCATATTCCCGATTTATTATGCGATACTTACTACGGTAACGGAGAAGAAGGTTTTTGTAGAAGAAACGGGTGAGTCAATTATGGTTCCGGTAAGAAACCAGATTACGGTCTTCGGCGAAAGTTATCACCCGGACGCAATTTACGGTTATTCACTTACGATATCGTTTTTCATTGTGGTCCTGCTCTCTCCATTTCTGTCGTCGCTGGCGGATACTATCGGTAACAAGAAGTCTTTCCTGCAGTTTTTCTGCTATCTGGGCGCCACTTCATGTATGGGACTGGCTATGTTTACCGGCATGAACAACGTTTTTCTGGGTCTTCTTTTCAGCATAACCGCCAGTGTAGGTTTTTGGGGAAGTTTGGTTTTTTACAATTCCTTCCTGCCCGATATTGCGACCCGGGACAAACAGGACGCACTTTCGGCCCGCGGTTATGTGTATGGTTATATAGGTTCTGTGGTGCTGGTGATTATCTGCCTTATCCTGATCCAGGTACTTGCCAAAGATGCTGAACAGGCCAAACTGTACACCCGTATCTCGTTTCTGCTTACAGGTGCCTGGTGGTTTGGTTTTGCACAGTATACCTTCCGCCACTTGCCACAGTTTGGGATGGTGAAAGACCAGCTGCCCAAGGATCTTGTACTGCTTAACTATAAGAATATTTTCAAAAAACATGAAGAGCAGGGCGGCTTTGGCGAGGTGCTGAAAGACAACGTGAGCTTTTATGTGGATGTTGCCAAGGAAAGTTTTAACGAACTGTTCAAAGTAGGCCGCACGCTTTTTAAAGATGCGAACCTGAAATATTTCCTCTCCAGTTTTTTCTTTTACAGTGTAGGAATGCAGACCATCTTTCTGATGGCGACTCTTTTTGGCAAGAGTGAAATTAACCTGGAGCAGGGCAAACTCATCGCCACATTACTTATTATCCAGATTGAGGCCATTATAGGTGCCATCATATTTTCGAGACTGTCCAGAAGGATCGGTAATAAGAATGTTATTTCGATCGCCATAGTCCTTTGGATGGTAGCGTGTCTTTCGGCCTATTTCCTGAACAAGGAAAATCCGTATGTTGAATATCAGTTTTATGGTGTTGCGGCTATTGTAGGTCTGGTTATGGGTGGCTTGCAGGCCATGTCCCGTTCTACTTACTCCAAATTGCTGCCCGAAGAAAGTAATGACAATACGACCTACTTCAGTTTTTATGATGTTCTGGAAAAACTGGCCATTATTTTAGGAACCTTCATCTTTGCTACACTGATTGACAGGTTCGACAATATGCGGTATGCAGCACTTTCCATGACGCTGTTTTTTACCGTTGGACTTATACTTATCAGGTTTATGAAGCTTCAGATCATTAACAAAAAGGAGACTTTATAG
- a CDS encoding mevalonate kinase family protein — MTNPLFYAKILLFGEYGIIEDSQGLTVPYSFYKGTLKFSATDSDFEKKSNEHLRLYAEYLSALTLPEGYQLDLDAFLKDIDNGLFFDSNIPQGYGVGSSGALVAAIFEKYSLKKYNPDTISKVELKDLKKVFGLLESYFHGTSSGIDPLICYMNLPILIENRESVDKVSIPASLEDQKGAIFLIDSGMVGETGPMVQIFFEKMKTEGFRKTLKEEFIRYNNACIDAFLKKEMNPFFKNLKHLSVWAYEHFKPMIPESIYKIWKKGIDSNAYYLKLCGSGGGGYILGFTRDYEKAEKMLHGFNKEVIYRF, encoded by the coding sequence ATGACGAATCCTTTGTTTTACGCGAAAATCCTTCTCTTTGGTGAATATGGCATCATTGAAGATTCTCAGGGCCTTACAGTTCCTTACAGTTTCTATAAGGGTACGCTCAAGTTTTCAGCAACGGATTCCGATTTCGAGAAAAAATCCAATGAACACCTCAGGCTGTATGCCGAGTATTTATCTGCACTTACATTGCCGGAAGGTTATCAGCTTGACTTAGACGCATTCTTAAAAGATATCGACAACGGACTCTTCTTTGACAGTAATATACCGCAGGGTTATGGTGTAGGAAGTTCCGGTGCCCTTGTAGCTGCAATTTTCGAAAAATATTCTTTGAAAAAATACAACCCTGACACGATTTCAAAGGTTGAGTTGAAAGATCTTAAAAAGGTTTTCGGTCTGTTAGAAAGTTATTTTCACGGTACAAGTTCTGGAATTGATCCGCTGATCTGCTATATGAATCTGCCGATACTGATTGAAAACCGCGAAAGTGTAGATAAAGTTTCTATTCCGGCCAGTCTGGAAGACCAGAAAGGAGCCATCTTCCTTATAGACAGTGGAATGGTGGGAGAAACCGGGCCTATGGTACAGATCTTTTTTGAGAAGATGAAAACCGAAGGTTTCCGCAAGACCCTGAAGGAGGAATTTATCCGATATAATAACGCCTGTATTGATGCATTCCTTAAAAAGGAAATGAATCCTTTCTTTAAAAACCTGAAGCATCTGTCGGTTTGGGCATACGAACACTTTAAACCTATGATTCCGGAAAGCATCTACAAAATCTGGAAAAAGGGTATAGACAGCAACGCTTATTATCTGAAACTTTGCGGCAGCGGTGGCGGCGGTTATATCCTGGGCTTCACCAGAGACTACGAAAAAGCTGAAAAAATGCTGCACGGCTTCAATAAGGAAGTTATATACAGATTCTAA
- a CDS encoding UbiA family prenyltransferase codes for MKKKPLIYRISQLTGFLLGARFFMTLLLAFALYVSTFFLFNQEESLRAFVFDFRVHGIIFCSLLSILAGGIINQFYDREKDQLVKPFRSRLQSFLKQKYFLYAYLVLNTLSLGIALFISTRVVVFFLIYQFMMWFYSHRLSRMLIINNITFVALTLYPFFGMLVYYRTFSVQIFMMALYLALMLLLTDIIKDTLTKTADRLFGYFTVPNSLSSKATVVIISTLLLLTFGVSLIITEWLGLQRIMGWYFLTGMAVLAAAFYNMIQAKDRSRSYALNILRIWIFVGILAMLADGIILKY; via the coding sequence ATGAAAAAAAAACCGTTAATCTACAGAATTTCACAACTGACGGGCTTTCTTCTGGGAGCGCGTTTTTTCATGACTTTGTTACTGGCTTTTGCACTTTATGTTTCTACATTTTTTCTCTTTAATCAGGAAGAAAGTCTTCGCGCTTTTGTCTTTGATTTCCGGGTGCACGGGATCATTTTCTGCAGCCTGCTGAGTATTTTGGCCGGCGGCATTATCAATCAGTTTTATGACCGCGAAAAAGACCAGCTGGTCAAGCCCTTCCGGAGCCGACTTCAGTCCTTCCTGAAGCAGAAATATTTCCTTTACGCCTATCTGGTTCTGAATACACTTTCTCTGGGCATCGCACTGTTTATTTCAACCAGAGTGGTTGTCTTTTTCCTGATCTATCAGTTCATGATGTGGTTCTACAGTCACCGGCTCAGCCGGATGCTGATCATCAACAATATTACCTTCGTTGCCCTTACCCTGTATCCGTTTTTTGGGATGCTGGTGTACTACAGGACATTTTCCGTTCAGATTTTCATGATGGCGCTTTATCTTGCACTTATGTTACTGCTTACAGATATTATAAAGGACACCCTCACTAAAACAGCCGACCGCCTGTTCGGTTATTTCACTGTACCCAACAGTCTGAGTTCAAAAGCAACAGTTGTGATAATCTCGACCTTGCTCCTGCTCACTTTTGGTGTATCACTTATAATCACCGAATGGTTGGGACTTCAGAGGATTATGGGATGGTATTTCCTTACCGGTATGGCGGTGCTTGCCGCAGCCTTTTACAATATGATCCAGGCTAAAGACAGGTCGCGCTCCTATGCCCTCAATATTCTCCGGATCTGGATTTTTGTGGGAATCCTGGCTATGCTTGCAGACGGAATTATATTGAAGTATTAA